The genomic window GGGGTGGGGCACGAGCGGTACACCAGCCGGGCCGCCGCCACGGGCGTGCGGCCGGTCGACGAGCTCGCCCGACGCCTGTTCGACACCGGCGAGGTCGACGCCGTCCACGCCAACGGGAACGTCGTCACGGTGGACCTCCGCAAGGGCGCCCACCCCGAGGCGATGGTGGACGTGATCCGCGACCTGTTCCTCTACTACCGAGAGGGGGTGCGGCCTCCCGCCGACGAGGAGCTCGTGGCCCCCACCGAGTGACGACCGCGACCACATCCGACGCCGAGCCCAACCCGTCCGACTCCGACCCGTCCGCCGGCCCCGCCGCCGCTACGGCGGCGGCCGGCTCGGCTGCGGCCGGCTCGGATGCGGCCGCCCCCGGGGCCGCTGGTGGCGCTCCGGCTGCGGCCGGGACCGATGCGGCCGGCCCCGGCGCCACAGGCGGCGGCGCCGTCGCGCATGACCGACGCCGCGGCGACGGGGCCGTCGCCCCCGGGTCGCCGCCGCCCGCCAGCGACGCGGGCGTCACCACGGTCGCCCCGGTGAGCCAGCGGTCGGGGTCGACGGCGTGGGACGCCGTGCTCGACCGCCTCGACGACGCCGCCGCCCTCGCCCACCTCGACCCCGACGTCCACCGCCTGCTGCGGCGGCCCCGGCGCGTGCTCGAGGTGTCGGTCCCCGTGCGGATGGACAACGGGTCCGTCGAGGTGTTCCAGGGCTGGCGGGTCCACCACGACACGACCCGGGGCCCCGCGAAGGGTGGGATCCGGTTCCACCCGACCGTCGACGCTGCCGAGATCACCGCGCTGGCCGCCGACATGACGTTCAAGACGGCGATCGCCGGGCTCCCGTTCGGCGGCGGAAAGGGCGGGGTGCGCTGCGACCCGACCCGCCTGTCGCTCTCCGAGCTCGAGCGCCTCACCCGCCGGTACACCTACGAGGTCATGCCCCTGCTCGGGCCGGACAAGGACGTCCCGGCGCCGGACGTCAACACCGACGGGCGGGTCATGGCCTGGCTGATGGACACCCTGTCGATGAGCCTCGGCGTCCACCTGCCCGGGTCGGTCACCGGCAAGCCGACGGCCATCGGCGGCACGCGCACCCATGCCGGCGCGACGTCGGCCGGCGTCGTCGTGTGCACGAGGGCGGCGTTCGCCGAGCTCGGGATGCCCCTCGCGGGCAGCCGGGTCGTCATCCAGGGGTTCGGCAAGGTGGGCGGGCCGCTCGCCTTCCTGCTCCACTCGGCCGGCATGCGGGTCGTGGGCGTGAGCGACGTCGGCGGGGCCGTGTTCAACGCCGGCGGCATCGACGTCCCCGGGCTCGCCGAGCACGCCCAGGCGACCGGCTCGGTGGCCGGGTTCGCGGGCGCCGAGGTGCTCGACCCCGACGACCTGTTCCGCACCGAGTGCGAGCTGCTCGTGCCGGCCGCGCTCGGCGGCGTGATCGACGCGGGGGTCGCCGAGGGCATCGAGGCGAAGCTGATCGTCGAGGCCGCCAACGGCCCGACGCTGCCCGACGCCGACGCCGTCCTCGACCGCAAGGGCATCGTCGTCGTGCCGGACATCCTGGCCAACGCCGGTGGGGTGACGGCCTCGTACTTCGAGTGGGCGCAGAGCCGGCAGGGCTACGCCTGGGACGAGGAGCTCGTCGCCGAGCGCCTCCGGCACACGATGGACGAGGCGTTCACGTCGGTGTGGGCCCGGGCGGAAATGCTCGGCGTGTCGCTGCGCCGTGCGGCGTTCGTCGTCGCCGTCGAGCGGGTGGCCGAGGCGATCGCCGCTCGCGGCCTGTTCCCGTAAGGGGTCGCCGGGACGCCCGGCAGCGGCCCGGCCGCGACGGGCACGCCGCACGTCCGCCAAGCCGCACCGTCGTGCGTCGCCTGGCGACGGCGCGCCGTGCGTCACCCGACCGCGCGGGTCGGCAGTGCCCGGGTCCCTGCTCGCCGTGTCGTCAACGCCAGGCGGCGCAACGGCGGCATCGCAGACGGCGGCGCGCGAGCGCGGCATCGCCGGGTGCGGGCGGCCGACCCCGGCATCGCCGGCGAGCGCGCGCGAGCGCGGCACCGCCGGTGAGCGCGCGCGACGCGGCGTCGTCGGCGCCCGACGGCGCGACGCGGCATCGCCGGTGAGGGCGCGCGACGCGACATCGCCGGTGGCGGTGCGCGACGCGGCA from Acidimicrobiales bacterium includes these protein-coding regions:
- a CDS encoding Glu/Leu/Phe/Val dehydrogenase; protein product: MSQRSGSTAWDAVLDRLDDAAALAHLDPDVHRLLRRPRRVLEVSVPVRMDNGSVEVFQGWRVHHDTTRGPAKGGIRFHPTVDAAEITALAADMTFKTAIAGLPFGGGKGGVRCDPTRLSLSELERLTRRYTYEVMPLLGPDKDVPAPDVNTDGRVMAWLMDTLSMSLGVHLPGSVTGKPTAIGGTRTHAGATSAGVVVCTRAAFAELGMPLAGSRVVIQGFGKVGGPLAFLLHSAGMRVVGVSDVGGAVFNAGGIDVPGLAEHAQATGSVAGFAGAEVLDPDDLFRTECELLVPAALGGVIDAGVAEGIEAKLIVEAANGPTLPDADAVLDRKGIVVVPDILANAGGVTASYFEWAQSRQGYAWDEELVAERLRHTMDEAFTSVWARAEMLGVSLRRAAFVVAVERVAEAIAARGLFP